One genomic region from Phragmites australis chromosome 1, lpPhrAust1.1, whole genome shotgun sequence encodes:
- the LOC133887095 gene encoding B3 domain-containing protein Os01g0234100-like → MAIDQPLKSDTEFVPLQRKRGRPAGAGSQSVKSKMEQKMALVNQRLALLDSSSSSSSSENDKDDNFVPMVRPCVKWFNIDFRVASCHSSY, encoded by the coding sequence TCAGATACTGAATTCGTTCCTCTccagaggaagagagggaggcCTGCCGGTGCTGGCTCCCAGTCCGTCAAGAGCAAGATGGAGCAGAAGATGGCATTGGTCAATCAGAGGCTCGCCTTGCTTgacagtagcagcagcagcagcagcagcgagaaTGACAAGGATGACAATTTTGTGCCCATGGTGAGGCCCTGCGTGAAATGGTTTAACATTGACTTCAGAGTAGCATCATGCCATTCATCATActga